A genomic window from Euleptes europaea isolate rEulEur1 chromosome 9, rEulEur1.hap1, whole genome shotgun sequence includes:
- the LOC130482832 gene encoding rho-related BTB domain-containing protein 2-like, with product MELDVDYERPNVETLKCVVVGDNAAGKTRLICARACNATLSQYQLLATHVPTVWAIDQYRVCQEVLERSRDVVDEVSVSLRLWDTFGDHHKDRRFAYGRSDVVVLCFSLANPNSLRHVKTMWYPEIKHFCPRTPIVLVGCQLDLRYADLEAVNRARRPLAKPIKPSDILPPECGHEVAKELGIPYYETSVVAQFGIKDVFDNAIRAALISRRHLQFWKSHLKKVQRPLLQAPFLPPKPPPPVIRIPEPTPEEGRGPGSLFQEPLCADVVFCLQGGHQVFAHRVYLATSCSKFYDLFTLEAGEAAGAKEPASRTKSLDSEKRSLGVAAASSLRASQSDDPLRLAQSPRELSGWGRGFVSMCQEEVRDPVTQQEKPMTAVYLDGLVQPSPFRAVLEYLYTGHLDQHRADLMQVAAIAELLEVFDLRMMVANILNKESFMNREITKAFHVRRANRIKEFLSKGTFADVTFVVDNGSLLAHKSLLLAGCDFMVAMFGSTFRESRAAEVSLPGTNRACLLAVLEFLYTGLFVPSADLDATELLVLTDRLCLSRLQALTEQYAVDELIQASLQQVEIDVQVILYLEMMQFHNARQLAAWCLHYICTNYNSVCRRFPREMKYMSAENQAHFERHRWPPVWYLKEEDRYLRSQKERELEEEAVRKQHPRSKWCFWRPHQASHIS from the exons ATGGAGCTGGACGTGGACTACGAGCGGCCCAACGTGGAGACGCTCAAGTGCGTGGTGGTGGGCGACAACGCGGCGGGCAAGACGCGGCTCATCTGCGCGCGGGCCTGCAACGCCACCCTCTCGCAGTACCAGCTGCTCGCCACCCACGTGCCCACCGTCTGGGCCATCGACCAGTACCGCGTCTGCCAGGAG gtgCTGGAGCGCTCGCGGGACGTGGTGGACGAAGTCAGCGTCTCGCTGCGCCTTTGGGACACCTTCGGCGACCACCACAAGGACCGGCGCTTCGCCTACGGCAG GTCTGACGTGGTGGTTCTctgcttctccttggccaacccCAACTCTCTGCGGCACGTGAAGACCATGTGGTACCCCGAGATCAAGCACTTCTGCCCGCGCACGCCCATCGTGCTGGTCGGCTGCCAGCTGGACCTCCGCTACGCAGACCTGGAGGCCGTGAACCGCGCACGCAGGCCCTTGGCCAA gcccatcaagccgtCGGACATCCTGCCTCCCGAGTGTGGCCACGAGGTGGCCAAGGAGCTGGGCATCCCCTACTACGAGACCAGCGTGGTGGCCCAGTTTGGCATCAAGGACGTCTTCGACAACGCCATCCGGGCCGCTCTGATCTCGCGCCGCCACTTGCAGTTCTGGAAGTCTCACCTCAAGAAGGTGCAGCGGCCCCTGCTACaggcccccttcctcccccccaagcCACCCCCGCCCGTCATCCGCATCCCAGAGCCCACCCCCGAGGAAGGCCGGGGCCCCGGCAGCCTCTTCCAGGAGCCCCTTTGTGCCGACGTGGTGTTCTGCCTGCAGGGCGGGCACCAGGTCTTTGCCCACCGCGTGTACCTGGCGACCTCCTGCTCCAAGTTCTACGACCTCTTCACACTGGAGGCGGGGGAAGCCGCAGGTGCGAAGGAGCCGGCCAGCAGGACTAAGAGCCTGGATTCCGAAAAGCGCTCTCTGGGAGTGGCGGCCGCCTCCTCCCTGCGGGCCTCCCAGAGCGACGACCCTCTGCGCCTGGCTCAGTCGCCCCGGGAGCTGTCCGGCTGGGGCCGGGGGTTCGTCAGCATGTGCCAAGAGGAGGTGCGCGACCCGGTCACGCAACAGGAGAAGCCCATGACAGCGGTGTACCTGGACGGGCTGGTGCAGCCGAGCCCCTTCCGAGCCGTGCTGGAGTACCTGTACACGGGGCACCTGGACCAGCACCGGGCTGACCTGATGCAGGTGGCTGCCATCGCTGAGCTGCTGGAGGTCTTTGACCTGCGCATGATGGTGGCCAACATTCTAAACAAGGAGAGCTTCATGAACCGCGAGATCACCAAGGCCTTCCACGTGCGCCGGGCCAACCGCATCAAGGAGTTCCTGAGCAAAGGCACCTTTGCAG ACGTGACGTTTGTGGTGGACAACGGCTCCCTGCTCGCCCACAAGTCGCTGCTGCTGGCCGGCTGCGACTTCATGGTGGCCATGTTCGGCAGCACCTTCCGCGAGAGCCGCGCGGCTGAG GTCTCCCTGCCAGGCACGAACCGCGCTTGCCTGCTGGCGGTGCTGGAGTTCCTCTACACGGGGCTCTTTGTCCCCAGTGCAGACCTGGATGCCACGGAGCTGCTGGTGCTGACCGACCGCCTGTGCCTGAGCCGCTTGCAGGCCCTGACCG AGCAGTATGCAGTGGACGAGCTAATCCAGGCCAGCCTCCAGCAGGTGGAGATTGACGTGCAAGTAATCCTCTACCTGGAGATGATGCAG TTCCACAATGCCCGCCAGTTGGCTGCCTGGTGCCTCCACTATATCTGCACCAACTACAACAGCGTTTGCCGCCGCTTCCCCCGTGAGATGAAGTATATGTCGGCAG aaaaccAGGCCCACTTTGAGCGCCACCGCTGGCCCCCGGTCTGGTACCTGAAGGAGGAGGACCGCTACCTGCGCTCGCAAAAGGAGcgggagctggaggaggaggccgtGCGGAAACAGCACCCGCGCAGCAAATGGTGCTTCTGGCGCCCCCATCAGGCCAGCCACATCTCCTGA